The following DNA comes from Lemur catta isolate mLemCat1 chromosome 8, mLemCat1.pri, whole genome shotgun sequence.
GGACTAATGAAACTCAAGTCCTGGAACTACTGCAGGTAGTTTGATGAATTAGTATACTGCCTGCAAGGCTGGAACCTCTAGAGACCATCTTTCCACTGCAAGGAGAAAGCCTGGCAGAGAATGATGATACAGAAGAAAGCAGAGCTGAATGAAGATTCATTCCCTTTGAATCCTTGGAttcagccatgcctgaagccacCATGACATAATTCCACACTTCTCAATTTAATGAGCTGATAAATTCTCCTTGTAAGTTGCTTTATGTTGAGTATTTGTCATTTGCATCTAAAAGGGTTCTGACTCATTTATGGTTGTGGCCATCGTGGCCAGTGGTTGTCCTCTCCATTGGAAGGTGAAGAAACTGAACTCagggaaatgacttgcccaaggtcacttggaTGCGGActgacagagctgggactggaaccaGGGTCTCTAAGGCCAGTAATATCTGCTGTCCTACAAGCAAAATTCATGTGGTCTGATTGTTACCGGTCAGTGCCAGCCCCAGGAGACTCATGTGCTCATTTGGGAAGATGGTCCAGTGGGAGGATCACACAAGGCTCTGGGAAAATGCTCCAGAGAACCATCACCAAGTGCTCCTTGAAGCTGGGCATACCCAGAGTAAACTACATAGTCCAGGGCCTAGTCTTGGGGCTCGTCTGCCCAAGATAGCAGCGACCCAAGTACATCACAGAGCACACAGAACTGCCCTTGGGAAGGTGAAGACCACGGCTCATTCCTCCAACCTCAGCCCAGGTACAGCGGCGATCAAGGACAGTGCCAAGGTCCCCGGCCTGGGGTGAGGAGCGCCTAAGAGGGGAAGCTGAACCGTGGCTGGGGGTGGGAAAACTGTGCCCTGGGCTGGCCCCAAGGAAGCATGGAGCTGAGCCAATGCTTCCTGGTCTTCAGCCATACCAGGGCCACTTTCAAGAGTTTTGCCATAGCCAAAGGCCAcctttactttgtattttcttatttcaataaatgtctctaatTACTTTCATGAACTGGAAACCAGTGTCACTTGTCAAAAGTAAATACTGACCCcacagaaaaatacaatgaaaacaaaacaatgttgtTAAAGTTTAACTAGAGATAGTTGCCAACTAAGGTGTGGACCTGGAGCCTGGCTCCTTCTTTTTAGAGGGGCATTAAAGACAGGCTAGCGCTATGCCCTTGACGTGCTGTGACTTCATAGGACTTCAAGGGCACATGCTGTGATCACATACGATCACTCCCCTGTGGCCAGTGGTACACCTGTGCATCTCAAGCTTCGGACAACACTGACATAAGCAAATTGCAAACCCTGAACAAACACACATGGGAAGTGAAAGTAATATATTTAGGGCATCGTTCCTGACCAAAGCTCTTGAAGTTCAGTGACTCCAAGTTAAAGGGCCCAGAACCAAGACGGGAAAATAGCAAGAAGTTTCTCTGCTATTTTCACTCGCGCAGCAGTAAAGATAAGCTGTTGAGTGATCAAGCCTTGgttaaatcattcattcattcaacatttattgagcgcctactatgtgccaggcaccgtgctaggcGCAGAAATACAGAGATGCATAAGATACAGTCCATGCCCTTAAGGATTCACAGTCTAGAAGGGGAGACAAACATGTAAACAAGTAAAATACAGTGTATTAAGTGCCACATGAGAAGCATTTACAAAGTGCAGAGGTAGCactttggggggaggggcagggtggttgccttcctggaggagggggcctTTGAGGGGGTCGTGAGAGATGAACAGGTGTTTGCCAGGCAGACAAGGCAGGAGGAGCCGGGGAAGGCATTCCAGTCTAAAGAAACAGCATGAGTGAAGGCACCGAGGCATGAAATTGCAAgtcttggggggtgggggactcTACTAGTCTGGTGGTATTGCTAGAGTGTACTAGAGGCCGTGGCTGGAGAGGGTGGCAGAGGCCAGATGACgaggggaaactgagggcagGGGGCATCTCGGAGGGAACCAGAGGCAAGCAGAGCCCGAGGGAATGCTGGTTCCACACAGGAAGAAAAGGCTTCTGGCTGAGCCATGGTGTGCCTGCTTGAGGACCATAGGATTCCTCACTATGGCCCCCAAGGGACCTGGACCGAAGACCAGAGGAGAAGCAGAGCTGGAGGTGGGGTGAGTGGAGGGGAAGGGCCCAGGCCTAGAGCCCCAGAGCAGCCACGTGCGAGCTGTCTGCTGATCTCGCACTCTGCTGCACAGAGCCCCTCGTCCCTGCCAGGATGGGGCCGAGGACCAAATGGGGAATCACATGGGAGTGTTCTCGGCAAACTGCAAACAGCCACATGAGTGTCAGGGTTACAACATATTATAAATCTTGCTAACTCAAAGAAGAAAGAGGCTTCGGATAAAGCAGAAGAGAGTGAGCTACAGAGAAGAATCCAGGCAGAAGGGCTGAGAACAGGACCAAAGTGAGAAAACTGCAGCGGCCAGGGCAGACCGTGGCAGACCATGGCTCTCTCTCCCCTGGAAGGGGACGGCCCTTTGGGCCCAGGACAGGGGCAGAGGCCTATGGGCAGGACCAGGCCAGATGTGCAAAGAGAGCGTGTGACGTGTAAGACTGTTGGGCTCCACATCCCAGCTCTGGTGTCTCCTCAGCCTGGGGTGGAGATTTCCTTGGAAACCAGGACTCTCCCTCTTCCAGGCTGGAGAGGGGCACTGAGGCAGAGATCGGCCAGACAGCCAGACTTCCAGCCCTTTCAGTGTTCTTAGGAATGGCTCTGTCTGAAAAATACCtttgcaggggtggggcagggcgggggcagggaggcgtggggaggagggcagagtctTAGGAAACCAGTCTGGTCGCCCCTCTGAGAGCCCACTTTCCCAAGGCACCACACCTTAGGCCACCTTGAGGGGCCAAGTTTCTTCCCCGATcctggatgggggagggggagagtggGCTCAACCTGGGCGTGGCTCCTGCTGCCCGGAGGGTTCCAGGCTACAGCGGGATGAGGCGTCCCAAAGGAGGAGCTAATAGCAGCCTCCATGTCCTGCCAGACCCTCCAGTCTGTAGGCTCTGGAGATGTCCCCAGACCCCCTTTCCTTCCACCCTTCATGGCTCAGCCTCACCCTGTGGGGTCTCCGAGTCTCCGACCAACCCTTTCCTCTTGGTCTCGAGGTCTCATCGCcgtgtccctccctccccctgacCAGTGTGGAGGAATGATGCCCACCGAGGGTGCCGATGGAGGTGGTGGAGCTAGCAATGAGAAGGACGGTGAGGTGCAGGCGATGGGTGGCCTCCCCACCCGGGGTGGGCTGGGCGGGGGCATCACTTGCTCTTGTGCATGTCCTTCAGCCGGCGGAGCTCTTCCAGCAGCTGGGCCCGGGAGCAGCCGTCGTCCCCGGTGGGGTCTGGGCCAGGCCCCAGAGCCTCCTGCAGTGCCAGGCAGTGGGTCCTCAGGAACGGGTTGTAGGAGCGCTCCTCTCCCAGGGTGGACGGGCACTGTGGAGCGAGAGGCACCATGTTTGGTGGAGAGAAGATGGCAAATGAGCCCAAGACATGGAAGTCTGCTCCCAGCTCCCGCCCCATCCTGGAGTTCAAGAGTTGACTTGAAGGCCCGGCCCCTGTCCCAGTCAGAGCTCTGGGGAGGGGCCCACAGGCCAGGCTCAGCTGAGATGGGTTCCCGCTGGGGCTGAGTGCCCACGAGGCCCTCCTGGGCCCTGGGTCCCGCACCGTGCTTTTGCGCTCCATCCGCTGCCTCTGCACCCACTGCATCTTCCTCTCCCGGGCCAGGTTCTCGGGCTCCACCACGCCTGCAAAGCCCAGGTTCTCCTCCGCGTACTCGTGACCTAACAGTGGCCGTGAGGGACAAGAcccagagcagagagagattGGTGGTGTGTCCAGAACGAGTCCTCCCAACCCCAGCCAGGCCCACGGGTACCCGACAGTCAGGGAGGAGGGCAGCGCTTCCAGGAAAGCCCTAACCACCCCGAGCTGCTTCTGTAACTGCGGCACAAGTCAGCCACGAGGGAAGAGGTAGCAGTGGTTCGGGGGGGAAAAGCTACTGGACTTGGAGCCGGGAGGCCTCCCAGTGACTCTGCCACTGCCCAGTGTGTGACCTCAGTCAAGTCACCacacctctctgagccacaattTTCCCACTTGGCAAATGGAGAAAACAATAATGCCAGTGGACACAGATGTCACTGCTGTGTCCTCGATTCCTAGAAGAGACCCTGGTATACGTTAGATGCACATaatgtatttgttgagtgaatgaatgaatgaattttctgaggattaactgagatacTTGTGAATGTTTTTATAAACTACAAGGCAATGGTTACATGCAGAGTGGATTTACTGACTTCTCCCCAGATAAGCAAAGGCTGTTTTCTGTTCCGGGCTCTGGCTATGAACAATTAGACATCTCTCTGGGATGCTCTGGGGCATGTAGGGCTCCCAAGAGGGCGAAGGCTAGCTGGCAGGGGTCAGTGGCCCGAGAAGCAGAGGTGTTAAAGAGCCAGCATTCcagagagaagggaggctggAACTCTGCCCCCCAGACCTGTGTCACCTCTGGGTGAGGAACCGGGTTGGCCTAGGCTCTAGGGGAGTGAGAGGTTGGGAGAGCCCCCGTCTTAGGCCAAGCATGGGGCTGGGGGGTGGAGAGACATGGGGAGGGGGTGCCTCACCAGGCCACAGCAGGGTGtcatcccccagccccagcacagtgTCCAGCGAGCTTAGCATTGTCTCTGCGGTGCCCTCAAAGGTCCGTCCTGGGTGGGTCAAGGGAGTATGTCACAAGGTGCAAGGATAACGCACTATGGTATAAGGCACATGGAGAGGGGTGGGGAACAGCTTGTGCACGCCCCTCAACTATGGCCCTGCCAGGCCCACCCCTCCTTCCGAATGAGAGCTGGGCCTAACTGGTCACCCCCCCGACCAAGCCCATCTGAAGCCTCCACTGCACACAGTGACATCTGAGTGGAAAGGGCTGCAGAACCTTCCAGCTGAGCTTTCACGGCCCCACGCCCTGTAGATGTAGGGCTGCCCTTTTCCACAGGGCGCTTCTCCGGGACTCCATGCAGCCCGGGACGTGATCCTCACCTACCTATGCGATCGCCCTCTCCCGTAGGGGTGTTCAACTTTTTGTAACCATGTCCTGCCCGTCACTGTGTCGGAGAACCAGGCTCCACCCAGTGGAAACAAATGCCCGGCCAGGGTTTTACTCAGCTATAGGCATCGTCTCCTGCCCATCCCCACTGGGAAATCTTAAGGATACAGAACAAGGTCCGGGTAACACAGATGGAGGAACTGCCAAGGCAGCATCTGTGCTGGAACCAGAGCTCCAGGGCCTTCCATGGGACTGTGGCTGCCCGGGCCTCTGTccatccctcccctcttctccccactctTCCCTCTTTTGTGGGAACTCACCACAGCCTGAGAGGAAGAGCAAGTCCCCTGAGAAGAGGCAGGAGGGACCCTTGTAAGGCTCCCCGTCCAGTAGGTAGACCAGATGGCCTTGTGTGTGGCCAGGGGTGGCCAGAGCCCGGATCTGAAGCCGTCCCACGCTGACCACATCTTGATGACACAGGGGACTGGGGACAAGGCAGTAAGGGAGAGAAGGTACTGGAGCTTGTGCCACGCTGATCCCTGCCCACATCACGGGCCAGTGGGGCTGGCGATTTGCTGCCACACCAGAAAGAAGCCACCCTGGTGCTAGGGTCTCAGATCCAGGCCCAGCCCGTCCTCTTTTGAGGATGATGGCTGGATCAGTCGGGGGGCCCAGTGCTAGTCTCCAAAAGGGCTAGGATCTGCTCTCTAAGGGCCAGAAAGGACGTCAGCAAAGATACACCTGCTGACACCCCTGCAACACGTCACAGAAGGCTGGGGGTGAGGGCAAAGGCCACAAGCCCTCCGTGCCAGGGTCAGGGACTTACTGGGTGAGGTAGGGGATGCCGTCCTGAGGGCTCCCATACACCCGACAGTCCCGGTGCCGCCGGCTGAGGTCGCGGTTCCCTCCACTGTGGTCCCTGCAGGACAGCAGACAGGTAGGCGGCTACGAGGGGCAACTGTGACTgggcctccctcttccccacagcATCTCCAGGCCTTTAAGCCCTGCGCTGTGGCTTCTAGACTGAGCCAAGCTGTCAACCCCTCTTGGCCTTTGTTCAGGCCTAGAATGTCACCACCCCCAACAACCTCAACCTGGCCAATGTCAACTGATCTTTCCGGACTCTCTCAGCTCAGGGTCATCATCCTCTAATTCACCCAAGTGGACCGGATCACACCCACctggtgcccccacccccataccCTGTGCCCACTGCCacctaaatatttgtaatttttatataccCTATACAGGCTGTCTCTCCTACTGGACTTATAATTTCCTCTATAGAAAAGATCCTAATAAGTTTTGCCCTTGCCCAGTGCACAGTAGGTGTCTAATACCTGCccatgaaatgaaagaaaatgactgCCTGCCCTCCTCTGGGGCTTCGGACTCCTGAGAAGTGGAGTGGTAAGAGGCGGGTGGTGGGAGACCACCCCTTCCTCTCCGCCTCTGCTGGTGCCCAGGTGACATCTTCAGGAAGGTGGGTGCCCGCCCATCCAGACTTCCAGACCCCCAGCCCGACAAGCCCAGCTGGAGCATGGGTGGGCCAGCGAAGAGCGTCTGCACCCAGTCCCCCCCCAGCCCCTTACCAGTGCTTGTGGGTGCAGAGAATGGCAACCAAGGTGACACCCTCCTTTTCAATGGAAGCCTGGGGGAGAGAGTTAGTCTGAGCCCGGGGGAGCAGGATGCAGGGGGAGGTGAGGAGCAGAAAGAGCCCGGGCATGGGTGCtggtggagaggggaggagagcagggagagaaggtgagagatggagctagagaggagagagctgggaaGGGACTGGGGGCGGCAGCTGAGACCCAGCATGGGGCACGTGGAAGTCAGAGAAGTGCgagagggtgggcagagggagactTGCAGAGGGCATGGACACAGAGCAATAAGGAATGGCAAGGAAAGATGGAAGATCTAGAAACCAATGGATCAGGAAGAAGCCTAAAGGCATGAGAGCCAGCCAGAGACCTAGACCCACAGTCCCGGGCCAGCGCCCCAGTCCTCTGGCTCTCCCAGCCTCCCCGCTTGGTCCAGCCACGCCCTGGATGCCACCCTCCCCTAGGCTGTGTATATGTAGATGTGAACATGGAGGAGGCACGTTCCACAGGTAGGGGGACCAGGGCCAGCCCCTCTCTAGCAAGGGGAAGCTGCCCGTCCCCAGGGGTGACCCCAGGcaccccccaccgccccccatCCCCATGCTCCCCTCACCTGCACAGCCCGAGGGTCTGAGGGGTCCACAGCCACAGCCAGCCGGGCCTGGGTGTCGATGATGAGGTAGCTGTAGTTGTCCGAGAGGACGGGGATGGGAAGCACCTTCACTCCTGGGGGACAGAGATAGCTGTGGGTGGGTGACAGGCAGGGAGCCCAGGAATCCAGGCACATGAAGGgagcaggtgggggcgggggggcacAGTGTGGGGCATGCCACCCAGGGCAGCCCAAGCTCACCATTGAAGAGGCGGGGCTGGGCTTTGGAGTGGCCTTTGGGGTAGCGATTCCGAGCCCTGCGCAGCTGCTGCCGGTAGAAGAGGTACCCGAGCCAGGTGCGGGTGTACAGGCTGTACCTACAGGGGATGGTCCATGGTCAGCCCCCCAGCTCTCCTGGAGCCCTTCGTGGTGCCTGCAGGCCACATCTCTACTCCTGTGGCCACCCCCGAGTCAATGCAATTCCACCCTTGCTTAGTGTGTGCCTACCATTTGCCCTGCTCAGTACTCAGGACAAGACGGAGAGTAAGACAGGCATGCTCAGAACTTGCAGACTGTCAGGGAAGATGTGAACTGTGGAATTCACAGAAGAGACTCGGAGAGGGAGGGTTTAATCTAGCCCAGGGCTGAGCCCccctgaagaagtgacatttataGGAGATAGGAGGCTGAAAGGAGgtagggaaaatattaatatttcaagaagAGTCAAAGTGTAGTATGCATCCCAGTCATCGTGGGGCCTGTTAAGGACCAGATTCCTGGGCCCCCTCCCAGGTCTGCGGTGGGGCcagggaatttgcatttctaccaacTACCAGGTGACAGCTGCAGCTGCTGGTCCAGAGACTAcacctttgagaaccactggggtAGAGGAAACCATAGGCAGAGGCAGCACAACAGTAGAACTTGTTTGAGGGAACTAGAAAGTTCTGTTTGGCTGCTTAGTAGAGGAAGCAGTGAGAGGTGAGACTGGATGGGCTGACCATCTGCCCTGCCCCCGGCCATCATTCCAGGCCATGCCAGGGTACAGGGTGAAAAGGGGCACAGAGAACCGAGGGGACCTGTGAGTGACCGAGTCCCTCAAATACAGAATGCCAGTATGCAGAGCCAGCTGCACAGGTATGTGACCTGGGCAGTCACATAGGGCCCCTCACTCAGAAGGGCCTTACAATTAGTTCAACGCTCTGCTGTCACCACCTTGCAATTCTTCATGCTTTATCTTTGACCTCGTGTCTTGTAAGTGGAGTCTGATAGGACAGTGGCACATGCATGCGAGCAGGAGATACACAAAATATGTGTGTGCTCCGTTCCTTGccacccacacacatacagcGTTTGCAATGCCCCATGAGCACAGAGCTCTGGGGGACCCACTAAGTGTGAGAGTTCAACAAGACTCAGAATGAGTACAAGGTAAGTGCACATCTCTGACTGACCCGAGAGGCTAAGCTTTCAGCTCAAACTGGAATTTGCCTCAAGAAGACACATCCTGGCATATCCATTCTACGGGAGTGGGGAACTTGAGGAGGTTGTGAATCTTTCCTGAAGGCCTCTCATAAAGAAGACAGCAGTGTTCTAAGAAACGCAATGACCCAGGAATGCTGCAGCATCCTTTTTTACTCTTGTCACCACTTCCCCATCCCCGTGTTATCCACCCATTTATGTTGCATTTAtgctacagatgcacaccaccatactcggctaatttttaaaaattttttgtagtgatggggtctcattatattgcccagggtggtctcgaactcttggccccgagggatcctcctgccttagcctcccaaagtgctgggatttaggcatgagccactgtgcccagcccatagaccctttcttaggaaaaaaaaaaaaaagagagagaagggaagggaaggggcgggaaggggaggagacgggaggggagagaagaaaaaagaaaatatttgtctaCATCTACATGGAAAAGGCACTGAGTTTTTCAGAGTGGTTCTCAGCAGTAAAAATCCCAGTAATCCTTAATAgttcttttgcttatttgtattttctgattattAGGTAGTGTCTTTGAGTCCATGCAATGCTTCTGTACTCAAAGAAAGAGAgattgggagggaggaggaaagaaacaaagaaactccAAAGGAATCTTGTGGTTCAGCAATAAGATTATTTCCCCCCACGACCACAACTACACACAAAGAAAGTACCCTATTGTTGGATACTTAggttgcttttatttcttcttcttcttttttttttttttaacatcaactGGCATAAGCATTGTTGGttgaaaaggaaatgcaaatgcaaaaaaaaaaaaggcagaaattgattttaaaaataaatgaaaagtagaCATATATGCTTAAAGATATATTAAGGGTCACAAAACTGCCCCACAGTGCACCTGAAGTGTCCATTTGCTCATTTGAGACTATTCTCGGAGACAGGGTAGACTATAGCcgactgggggtggggtggcaggtgcCAGATGAAAGGGGAATTTCCACCGTCTTGAGGAGCGGGCACTTTCTTCCTCATTGATCCCTTCACAAGCATTTCTTGAGGCCTGACAGCTTGTAGGTGCTGGAGATATGGTGACCAAAGCAGACCAGGTCACTGCCCTCCTGTCACATCCATTCCAGGGGAGTGGGGAGCTTGAGGAGGTTGTGAGTCTTTCCCGAAGGTCCCTCAGCAAAGACCCTCCCTTTGCCCGGGTTGGGGAATTGGCTGGGCTCAGGTGGGCCATGTGTTGGCTGCCTGATCACcaagctgctgtggttctgaggCTGAGATGGTGCAGAGCACGTAGGTGGGGGATCTGGAGCAATGGTGGGAGCGCACCAGGGGCCTGAGGATCCCTGCCCCGGTGCCATCTCCTGGGCAGGCCCCTTACCTGGAATATCCTTCCCCCTGCTCCTCCACATTCTGCCCCTGGTCCAAGCCTCCtgctccaagaagccttccctgaccatcttAGCTCCCCTTCTGTCATCCTGGCCTGAACACACAAATAACACTGGGAGTACCTACTGCACAAGAGCACAGTCTAACACCTGGATGCCCCGGTTAAATCACCCAAGAATGATGAGAAAGAGGACAatttgcatagtctcaaagtagCTCCTTAACAAGATAGCCAGTAATTACAGAGGAAGTGGAGAAACCTGACCCAATTCCACCTTCAGCCAACGATCAAAGTAAATCTTCACAGTAATGATATAAATGGTATACAACatttgcctctttttcttttcttttgttttttttttttttttttgtgagacagaatctcactctgttgcctgggctagagtgccatggtgtcagcctagctcacagcaacctcaaactcctgggctcaagtgatcctcctgcctcagccatccagtagctgggactataggcacgagccaccacacctggctaatttcctgtttctatttttagttgcttggctaatttttctatttttgttacaGTCGGGGTCGAGctttttgctcaagctggtctcgaactcctgagttcaagcgatcctcccaccttggcctcccagagtgctaggattacagccactGGCACCCggcctccttttttatttttttaatgaaaaaaatttttttgagaaagcaTCTCTCTCGCTCTATCTCCCAGGCTCACTCTCTTGCCTCATGCTTACACTGAgatcaaagctcactgtaacctcaaacttctgggctcaaggggtccccctgcctcaacctctcaagtagctgggactacaggtacaggcCACTACGCCcggctcatttaaaaaattttctgtagcGATGAGGTCTCGATATGTGCCCCAGGCTGATCTCAggttctggcctcaagcgatcctccctcctcagcctcccaaagcgctgggacaacaggtgtgagccatcacacctggcccaTTTGCCTCTTGATATGTTGCACTGAGGAGGGCGAGACACCACTGTGGTATTcatgccaaaaatgcataaccatAATTTATTTGTGAGAAAACCTCAGACAAATCCagactgagggacattctacaaaatgtcTGGCCAGTATTCTTCAAACGTGCCACCAACATGAGCACACTGAGAAACCATCCCAAAGTGGAGGAGACCAGAAGATTAAATGCAAAGCAGGATTCTAGATGGGGAAGAGGGCAGTAGTGGGGAAACTGGTGAATGTAAGGTCTTAGAGTAGTTTATAGAATCGCGTGGATGTGAACTTTTTGCTTTTGATGACTATACTGTGGTTATAAGAGATGTCAACATTTGAGGGAGCTGGGTGAGAGGTATATgggaattccattttttttttttttttttgacagggccTCTTTCTGTTGCTTGGGCCAGAGTGCAGTAgcctcatcatagttcactgcaaccttgaactcctgggctcaagtgatcctcccatctcagcctcccgaatagctggtactataggcatgtgccaccacgcctggctaatttttctattttttttgtagagatgaggtctcactgtagagtaggactaaaacaatattttagtttgtttgatggtgacttgttttttgctcttagctaacagccaaattccgcttctgtacacaaagcttgcttgcttattgcttgattacgataaagagctaaaaccatgctcaaatgcagttaaaaaaaaagaaaaaaaaacgcaccgcaggtggcttcctgatagggaggccggctgtgcagggcgagtgtccttggggagagaatctcctgggagggaatctcttgggaaagagtctcttatcagaaataactagcaacagactccagcaaaaaaaagtatgaaagctttgtttttaccccagggcggggtcctggttcgtaaagagaccactgcgttggtgctctgggacctggaccctagctcgagctagtcaaaataaaactcctttgcctttgcagcctcagtgactctgtctttctgttcccggggccgaggggaaccggctctaacatcACTCTTGCTTAAGcaggtgtcaaactcctgacctcaagtaatcctcccgccttggctggtatatgggaattctttgtactattttggcaagtctgaaattatttcaaaatgaaaagttaaaaaataacattaaataaaatcacCCTTTCCTCTCTGCCCAACACCACCTTGCATCCATGCCTGAGTCTCGATcctgtctttatttcttcctacAAGGGCTTATGGAAGGAGCAGAGGCTCTGGCAACGGAAAGATTGGGGCTCTTATCACagcccctcccagctctgtgaccttggacgagTCATGGGTCTTACAGATAAGGTTCCTTCATCCATAACACGGCAATGCCACGATGTACCCCTCAGGACTGTGTGATGATTAAGTGACataagataaataatataaagtactCAGGCAAGAGCCTGCCGGGTGGAAGGTGTTTAGCTACTGTTGTTTCCTTGCCAAATTCAGGCCCCTACAGCTGCTAGAACATGGTCGTCCACATCGGGGAGGGACTGATAAATGTTCCCTGCCTTCCCTCACTGGATGCTTACTATATGTGCTTTGGTTTTGTCCCCTAACAAACAGCAAGCTCTGTAAGGGCGGGGCTATACACTAAGAAGCCACAGTAAACAAGGCCCCTTTCTTTCGCTTACTTTGTTTGGCAAGTATTTACTGTAGAAGCTGGACACGGTGGAGACAGCAGAGAACAAGGCAGACGGGGGCCTGCCCTGGGGGAGCTCATACTGTGGTGAAAGGGAGGCCAACGGCATTAACCAGAAAACAGATAAGGCAGCAAACTGCCAGTTAACTAAGCTGGGATGGAAAAGACTGGCCAGAAGAGGCCCTCCTGTAGGCAGTGTGCCCAGGAAACGACTCTTCTCTCAGAGGGTGACATTTCAGCTGGAAACTGAAAGATGGGGCCAGCAGGGTGGGCTGTTCTGGGTGATGTGGCACCAGAGCCCAGGCAGGCAGGAGCATGGCAGGTTTTAGGAATTGCCAGGCGGCCTCAGAGTCTCTAGGCAGGGCTGGAGAGGCAGAGGGTGCCTGAGAAGGGGTTGACGacgagggcaggggccaggcttCGGAGAGAGGGATGGAAAATTGCTGGCGGGCCTTGGGGCAGGGACACAGCATCTGATGCCCTCTCTGAGAGCTCGCTGGGCTGCTGGGTGGCAGATGCAACAAAGGGCGGCTGGAGGGACTGAGTCATGCaggtggggagaggatggggaCCTGGACTAGAGAGGgtgctgggggtggagagggtgGGTGGCAGCGAGACTAAGCTCTGTGCCCAGTTTGGATG
Coding sequences within:
- the PNKD gene encoding probable hydrolase PNKD isoform X1 encodes the protein MAWQDWPAGWLWVAGSWLLLLVLILLLSLRGSRALRGPRRLLMARSQRLLFRIGYSLYTRTWLGYLFYRQQLRRARNRYPKGHSKAQPRLFNGVKVLPIPVLSDNYSYLIIDTQARLAVAVDPSDPRAVQASIEKEGVTLVAILCTHKHWDHSGGNRDLSRRHRDCRVYGSPQDGIPYLTHPLCHQDVVSVGRLQIRALATPGHTQGHLVYLLDGEPYKGPSCLFSGDLLFLSGCGRTFEGTAETMLSSLDTVLGLGDDTLLWPGHEYAEENLGFAGVVEPENLARERKMQWVQRQRMERKSTCPSTLGEERSYNPFLRTHCLALQEALGPGPDPTGDDGCSRAQLLEELRRLKDMHKSK
- the PNKD gene encoding probable hydrolase PNKD isoform X2 → MAWQDWPAGWLWVAGSWLLLLVLILLLSLRGSRALRGPRRLLMARSQRLLFRIGYSLYTRTWLGYLFYRQQLRRARNRYPKGHSKAQPRLFNGVKVLPIPVLSDNYSYLIIDTQARLAVAVDPSDPRAVQASIEKEGVTLVAILCTHKHWDHSGGNRDLSRRHRDCRVYGSPQDGIPYLTHPLCHQDVVSVGRLQIRALATPGHTQGHLVYLLDGEPYKGPSCLFSGDLLFLSGCGHEYAEENLGFAGVVEPENLARERKMQWVQRQRMERKSTCPSTLGEERSYNPFLRTHCLALQEALGPGPDPTGDDGCSRAQLLEELRRLKDMHKSK